One segment of Gymnogyps californianus isolate 813 chromosome 23, ASM1813914v2, whole genome shotgun sequence DNA contains the following:
- the LSM1 gene encoding U6 snRNA-associated Sm-like protein LSm1 — translation MNYMPGTASLIQDIDKKHLVLLRDGRTLIGYLRSIDQFANLVLHQTVERIHVGKKYGDIPRGIFVVRGENVVLLGEIDLEKESDTPLQQVSIEEILEEQRVEQQAKQESEKLKVQALKERGLSVPRADTLDEY, via the exons ATGAACTACATGCCCGGCACGGCCAGCCTCATCCAGGACATCGACA AGAAGCACCTGGTCCTGCTGCGGGACGGCCGGACGCTCATCGGGTACCTGCGTAGCATCGACCAGTTCG CAAACTTGGTGTTGCACCAGACTGTGGAGCGCATCCATGTGGGCAAGAAGTATGGGGACATCCCTCGAGGCATCTTTGTTGTGAGAGGCGAGAACGTTGTTCTGCTGGGGGAAATA GACCTGGAGAAGGAGAGCGACACGCCTCTGCAGCAGGTCTCCATCGAGGAGATCCTGGAGGAGCAGCGGGTGGAGCAGCAGGCCAAGCAGGAGTCGGAGAAGCTGAAGGTGCAGGCGCTGAAGGAGCGGGGCCTCTCTGTCCCGCGGGCAGACACCCTGGACGAGTACTAG
- the LOC127025288 gene encoding G protein-coupled receptor kinase 5-like isoform X1 has translation MELENIVANTVLLKAREGGGGKRKGRSKKWREILRFPHISQCDELRRGLEQDYGSLCQKQPIGRLLFRQFCETRPELLRCIRFLDAVADYELSPDEKRKEMGEEIIRRFLKQESPDFLPEVGQPHASRCLQDLQKSPCKDLFSSCLRPLHEYLSGDPFTDYQDSMYFDRFLQWKYLERQSVTKDTFRQYRILGKGGFGEVCACQVRATGKMYACKKLEKKRIKKRKGEAMALNEKQILEKVNSRFVVSLAYAYETKDALCLVLTIMNGGDLKFHIYNMGNPGFEDQRVVFYAAEICCGLQHLHQEGIVYRDLKPENILLDDDGHIRISDLGLAIKIPEGETIRGRVGTVGYMAPEVINNERYTFSPDWWGLGCLVYEMIEGQSPFRARKERVKREEVEKRVQEEQELYSDKFSEEARAICKMLLAKDPKQRLGCGADGAAEVKRHPFFRTINFKRLEAGIMTPSFVPDPRAVYCKDVLDIEQFSTVKGVNLDQTDNDFYAKFATGSVSIPWQNEMIETECFKDLNVFGPSGTRSPDLDWRQLPEPPKRSLLQRLFRRHPADYTIGTTIHPPHPAAVNSHPPAANSACRTPAPAPS, from the exons ATGGAGCTGGAGAACATCGTGGCCAACACCGTCCTGCTCAAGGCCCGCGAAG GAGGTGGCGGCAAGCGGAAAGGCAGGAGCAAGAAGTGGAGGGAGATCCTCCGGTTCCCGCACATCAGCCAGTGCGATGAGCTGCGGAGGGGCCTGG AGCAGGACTACGGCAGCCTGTGCCAGAAGCAGCCCATCGGCCGGCTGCTCTTCCGGCAGTTCTGCGAGACGCGGCCGGAGCTCCTGCGCTGCATCCGCTTCCTGGACGCCGTG GCGGACTACGAGCTCTCCCCGGATGAGAAGCGGAAGGAGATGGGGGAGGAGATCATCCGCCGGTTCCTCAAGCAGGAG TCCCCGGATTTCCTGCCCGAGGTCGGCCAGCCCCACGCCAGCCGGTGTCTGCAGGACCTGCAGAAAAGCCCCTGCAAGGACCtcttcagcagctgcctgcG ccccctgcaCGAGTACCTGAGCGGGGACCCCTTCACCGACTACCAGGACAGCATGTATTTCGACCGGTTCCTGCAGTGGAAGTACCTGGAGAG GCAGTCGGTCACCAAGGACACGTTTCGGCAGTACCGGATCCTGGGCAAGGGCGGTTTCGGAGAG GTGTGTGCCTGCCAGGTGCGGGCCACGGGGAAGATGTACGCCtgcaagaagctggagaagaagCGGATCAAGAAGCGGAAAGGGGAGGCGATGGCCCTGAACGAGAAGCAGATCCTGGAGAAGGTCAACAGCCGGTTCGTG GTGAGCCTGGCGTACGCCTACGAGACGAAGGACGCGCTCTGCCTGGTGCTGACCATCATGAACGGCGGCGACCTCAAGTTCCACATCTACAACATGGGCAACCCCGGCTTCGAGGACCAACGCGTGGTCTTCTACGCGGCGGAGATCTGCTGCGGGCTCCAGCACCTGCACCAGGAGGGCATCGTCTACCG GGACCTGAAGCCGGAGAACATCCTGCTGGATGATGATG gccACATCAGGATCTCCGACCTGGGGCTGGCTATCAAGATCCCTGAGGGCGAGACCATCCGTGGCCGCGTGGGCACCGTCGGCTACATGG CCCCGGAGGTGATCAACAACGAGCGCTACACCTTCAGCCCCGACTGGTGGGGCCTGGGCTGCCTGGTGTACGAGATGATCGAGGGGCAGTCGCCCTTCCGCGCCCGCAAGGAGCGGGTGAAgcgggaggaggtggagaagcgggtgcaggaggagcaggagctgtaCTCGGACAAGTTCAGCGAGGAGGCTCGGGCCATCTGCAAGATG ctcctggccAAGGACCCCAAGCAGCGGCTGGGCTGCGGGGCCGACGGGGCGGCCGAGGTGAAGCGCCATCCCTTCTTCAGGACCATCAACTTCAAGCGCCTGGAGGCTGGCATCATGACACCCTCCTTCGTGCCGGAC ccccgggcAGTTTATTGCAAGGACGTGCTGGACATCGAGCAGTTCTCGACGGTGAAGGGCGTCAACTTGGACCAAACCGACAACGATTTCTACGCCAAGTTCGCCACCGGCAGCGTCTCCATCCCCTGGCAGAACGAG ATGATCGAGACAGAGTGCTTCAAGGACCTCAACGTGTTCGGACCCAGCGGGACCCGCTCCCCCGACCTGGACTGGAGGCAGCTGCCCGAGCCCCCCAAGCGCAGCCTTCTGCAGAGGCTCTTCCGACGCCAT CCAGCCGACTACACCATTGGCACCACCATCCACCCCCCCCACCCGGCCGCCGTGAACTCGCACCCTCCCGCGGCCAACTCCGCCTGCCGAACCCCGGCACCGGCGCCGTCCTGA
- the LOC127025288 gene encoding G protein-coupled receptor kinase 5-like isoform X2, translating into MGEEIIRRFLKQESPDFLPEVGQPHASRCLQDLQKSPCKDLFSSCLRPLHEYLSGDPFTDYQDSMYFDRFLQWKYLERQSVTKDTFRQYRILGKGGFGEVCACQVRATGKMYACKKLEKKRIKKRKGEAMALNEKQILEKVNSRFVVSLAYAYETKDALCLVLTIMNGGDLKFHIYNMGNPGFEDQRVVFYAAEICCGLQHLHQEGIVYRDLKPENILLDDDGHIRISDLGLAIKIPEGETIRGRVGTVGYMAPEVINNERYTFSPDWWGLGCLVYEMIEGQSPFRARKERVKREEVEKRVQEEQELYSDKFSEEARAICKMLLAKDPKQRLGCGADGAAEVKRHPFFRTINFKRLEAGIMTPSFVPDPRAVYCKDVLDIEQFSTVKGVNLDQTDNDFYAKFATGSVSIPWQNEMIETECFKDLNVFGPSGTRSPDLDWRQLPEPPKRSLLQRLFRRHPADYTIGTTIHPPHPAAVNSHPPAANSACRTPAPAPS; encoded by the exons ATGGGGGAGGAGATCATCCGCCGGTTCCTCAAGCAGGAG TCCCCGGATTTCCTGCCCGAGGTCGGCCAGCCCCACGCCAGCCGGTGTCTGCAGGACCTGCAGAAAAGCCCCTGCAAGGACCtcttcagcagctgcctgcG ccccctgcaCGAGTACCTGAGCGGGGACCCCTTCACCGACTACCAGGACAGCATGTATTTCGACCGGTTCCTGCAGTGGAAGTACCTGGAGAG GCAGTCGGTCACCAAGGACACGTTTCGGCAGTACCGGATCCTGGGCAAGGGCGGTTTCGGAGAG GTGTGTGCCTGCCAGGTGCGGGCCACGGGGAAGATGTACGCCtgcaagaagctggagaagaagCGGATCAAGAAGCGGAAAGGGGAGGCGATGGCCCTGAACGAGAAGCAGATCCTGGAGAAGGTCAACAGCCGGTTCGTG GTGAGCCTGGCGTACGCCTACGAGACGAAGGACGCGCTCTGCCTGGTGCTGACCATCATGAACGGCGGCGACCTCAAGTTCCACATCTACAACATGGGCAACCCCGGCTTCGAGGACCAACGCGTGGTCTTCTACGCGGCGGAGATCTGCTGCGGGCTCCAGCACCTGCACCAGGAGGGCATCGTCTACCG GGACCTGAAGCCGGAGAACATCCTGCTGGATGATGATG gccACATCAGGATCTCCGACCTGGGGCTGGCTATCAAGATCCCTGAGGGCGAGACCATCCGTGGCCGCGTGGGCACCGTCGGCTACATGG CCCCGGAGGTGATCAACAACGAGCGCTACACCTTCAGCCCCGACTGGTGGGGCCTGGGCTGCCTGGTGTACGAGATGATCGAGGGGCAGTCGCCCTTCCGCGCCCGCAAGGAGCGGGTGAAgcgggaggaggtggagaagcgggtgcaggaggagcaggagctgtaCTCGGACAAGTTCAGCGAGGAGGCTCGGGCCATCTGCAAGATG ctcctggccAAGGACCCCAAGCAGCGGCTGGGCTGCGGGGCCGACGGGGCGGCCGAGGTGAAGCGCCATCCCTTCTTCAGGACCATCAACTTCAAGCGCCTGGAGGCTGGCATCATGACACCCTCCTTCGTGCCGGAC ccccgggcAGTTTATTGCAAGGACGTGCTGGACATCGAGCAGTTCTCGACGGTGAAGGGCGTCAACTTGGACCAAACCGACAACGATTTCTACGCCAAGTTCGCCACCGGCAGCGTCTCCATCCCCTGGCAGAACGAG ATGATCGAGACAGAGTGCTTCAAGGACCTCAACGTGTTCGGACCCAGCGGGACCCGCTCCCCCGACCTGGACTGGAGGCAGCTGCCCGAGCCCCCCAAGCGCAGCCTTCTGCAGAGGCTCTTCCGACGCCAT CCAGCCGACTACACCATTGGCACCACCATCCACCCCCCCCACCCGGCCGCCGTGAACTCGCACCCTCCCGCGGCCAACTCCGCCTGCCGAACCCCGGCACCGGCGCCGTCCTGA
- the STAR gene encoding steroidogenic acute regulatory protein, mitochondrial — translation MLPATFKLCAAISYRHLRKMTGLRRQAAVAISQELSKFACRSTGPSTWINQVRRRSSLLSSRLEEKPFSEMEMSYIKQGEEALQKSLSILGDQDGWKTETVVDNGDKVLSKVLPDVGKVFRLEVVVDQPLDAVYSELVDNMEQMGDWNPNVKEVKILQKIGKDTVITHEKAAATPGNIVGPRDFVSVRCSKRRGSTCVLAGMSTKYGAMPDQEGFIRAENGPTCMILRPLPGSPSQTKLIWLLSIDLKGWLPKTIINQVLSQTQVDFANHLRERLARTVAVTC, via the exons ATGCTGCCTGCAACGTTCAAGCTCTGCGCCGCCATCTCCTACCGGCACCTGCGCAAGATGACTG GTCTGAGACGACAAGCCGCTGTCGCCAtcagccaggagctgagcaaGTTCGCCTGCCGCAGCACGGGACCCAGCACGTGGATTAACCAGGTTCGCAGAAGAAGCTCCTTGCTCA GCTCAAGGCTGGAGGAGAAGCCCTTCAGTGAGATGGAAATGTCTTACATCAAGCAAGGAGAGGAAGCCCTCCAGAAATCGCTCAGCATCCTCGGGGACCAGGATGGCTGGAAGACAGAGACGGTGGTG GATAACGGAGACAAAGTGCTGAGCAAAGTGCTCCCGGACGTGGGCAAGGTGTTCCGACTCGAGGTGGTGGTGGACCAGCCCCTGGACGCGGTGTACAGTGAGCTGGTGGACAACATGGAGCAGATGGGAGACTGGAACCCCAACGTCAAAGAAGTCAAG ATTCTGCAGAAGATTGGGAAGGACACAGTGATCACCCATGAGAAGGCGGCCGCTACCCCTGGCAACATTGTTGGACCACGGGACTTTGTGAGCGTCCGGTGCTCTAAGAGACGTGGCTCCACCTGTGTCCTGGCCGGCATGTCCACAAAATACGGAGCTATGCCAGACCAGGAAGGATTTATAAG AGCTGAGAACGGTCCCACGTGTATGATCCTGCGCCCGCTGCCCGGCAGCCCTTCGCAAACCAAGCTCATCTGGCTTCTCAGCATTGACCTGAAG GGCTGGCTGCCGAAGACCATCATCAACCAGGTCCTGTCCCAGACGCAGGTCGACTTTGCCAACCACCTTCGGGAGCGCCTGGCCCGGACGGTGGCCGTGACCTGCTGA
- the ASH2L gene encoding set1/Ash2 histone methyltransferase complex subunit ASH2 isoform X1 — protein sequence MTNYSFHCNVCHHSGNTYFLRKQANLKEMCLSALANLTWQSRTQDEHPKTMFSKDKDIIPFIDKYWECMTTRQRPGKMTWPNNIVKTMCKERDVFLVKEHPDPGSKDPEEDYPKFGLLDQDLANIGPAYDNQKQNNAVSTSGNLNGGASLGGGIAAGGSGKGRGAKRKQQDGGTTGTAKKTRSDPLFSAQRLPPHGYPLEHPFNKDGYRYILAEPDPHAPDPEKLELDCWAGKPIPGDLYRACLYERVLLALHDRAPQLKISDDRLTVIGEKGYSMVRASHGVRKGAWYFEISMDEMPPDTAARLGWSQPLGNLQAPLGYDKFSYSWRSKKGTKFHQSIGKHYSSGYGQGDILGFYISLPEDTETAKSLPDTYKDKALIKFKSYLYFEEKDFVDKAEKSLKQAPGSQIIFFKNGASQGIAFKDIFEGVYFPAISLYKGCTVSINFGPYFKYPPRDITYRPMSDMGWGAVVEHTLADVLYHVETEVDGRRSPPWEP from the exons ATGACCAACTACAGTTTCCACTGCAATGTTTGCCATCACAGCGGGAACAcatatttcttaagaaaacaagcaa atctCAAGGAAATGTGCCTTAGTGCTCTGGCCAACTTAACGTGGCAGTCGAGGACACAAGATGAGCACCCAAAAACTATGTTCTCAAAAGATAAG gataTTATCCCATTTATTGATAAATACTGGGAGTGTATGACAACACGACAGAGACCTGGGAAAATGACTTGGCCTAATAATATTGTCAAAACTATG TGTAAAGAAAGAGATGTATTCTTGGTGAAAGAGCATCCGGACCCAGGCAGTAAAGACCCAGAAGAAGATTACCCCAAGTTTGGACTTCTAGACCAA GATCTTGCCAATATTGGTCCTGCATATGATAACCAGAAACAGAACAATGCTGTATCCACAAGCGGAAACTTAAATG GTGGAGCCTCTTTGGGAG GGGGAATTGCTGCAGGAGGCAGCGGGAAGGGACGGGGAGCGAAGCGCAAGCAGCAAGACGGAGGGACCACAGGAACAGCCAAGAAAACCAGAAG TGACCCGTTGTTTTCTGCTCAGCGCTTACCGCCCCACGGTTATCCTTTGGAACACCCCTTTAATAAAGATGGATATCGTTACATCTTGGCTGAGCCTGACCCCCACGCACCTGACCCAGAAAAATTGGAGCTAGACTGTTGGGCAGGAAAGCCTATTCCTGGGGACCTCTACAGAGCCTGCCTGTACGAACGAGTCCTCCTAGCACTGCACGACCGAG CTCCTCAGTTAAAGATTTCTGATGACAGACTGACTGTTATCGGCGAGAAGGGCTATTCAATGGTACGGGCCTCGCATGGAGTGCGGAAAGGAGCGTGGTACTTTGAAATATCCATGGATGAGATGCCTCCAGACACAGCTGCCAGATTAGGCTGGTCACAGCCATTAG GGAACCTCCAGGCGCCTCTGGGATATGACAAGTTCAGTTACTCCTGGCGCAGCAAAAAGGGAACAAAGTTTCACCAGTCGATAGGGAAACACTATTCGTCTGGCTATGGACAGGGTGATATACTGGGATTTTACATCAGTCTTCCAGAAGATACTGAGACTGCCAAATCGCTGCCTGACACTTACAAAGATAAG GCTTTGATCAAATTCAAAAGCTACTTGTACTTTGAAGAGAAGGACTTTGTGgacaaagcagagaagagccTAAAGCAAGCACCTGGAAGCCAG ataatATTCTTCAAGAATGGTGCCAGCCAAGGAATTGCCTTTAAAGACATCTTTGAAGgagtttattttcctgctatttCTTTGTACAAAGGCTGCACA GTTTCTATAAACTTTGGGCCATATTTCAAGTATCCACCTAGAGATATCACTTACCGTCCG ATGAGTGACATGGGCTGGGGTGCTGTTGTAGAACACACGCTGGCAGACGTACTGTATCACGTCGAGACAGAAGTTGATGGAAGACGAAGTCCACCCTGGGAGCCATAA
- the ASH2L gene encoding set1/Ash2 histone methyltransferase complex subunit ASH2 isoform X2: MTNYSFHCNVCHHSGNTYFLRKQANLKEMCLSALANLTWQSRTQDEHPKTMFSKDKDIIPFIDKYWECMTTRQRPGKMTWPNNIVKTMCKERDVFLVKEHPDPGSKDPEEDYPKFGLLDQDLANIGPAYDNQKQNNAVSTSGNLNGGIAAGGSGKGRGAKRKQQDGGTTGTAKKTRSDPLFSAQRLPPHGYPLEHPFNKDGYRYILAEPDPHAPDPEKLELDCWAGKPIPGDLYRACLYERVLLALHDRAPQLKISDDRLTVIGEKGYSMVRASHGVRKGAWYFEISMDEMPPDTAARLGWSQPLGNLQAPLGYDKFSYSWRSKKGTKFHQSIGKHYSSGYGQGDILGFYISLPEDTETAKSLPDTYKDKALIKFKSYLYFEEKDFVDKAEKSLKQAPGSQIIFFKNGASQGIAFKDIFEGVYFPAISLYKGCTVSINFGPYFKYPPRDITYRPMSDMGWGAVVEHTLADVLYHVETEVDGRRSPPWEP; this comes from the exons ATGACCAACTACAGTTTCCACTGCAATGTTTGCCATCACAGCGGGAACAcatatttcttaagaaaacaagcaa atctCAAGGAAATGTGCCTTAGTGCTCTGGCCAACTTAACGTGGCAGTCGAGGACACAAGATGAGCACCCAAAAACTATGTTCTCAAAAGATAAG gataTTATCCCATTTATTGATAAATACTGGGAGTGTATGACAACACGACAGAGACCTGGGAAAATGACTTGGCCTAATAATATTGTCAAAACTATG TGTAAAGAAAGAGATGTATTCTTGGTGAAAGAGCATCCGGACCCAGGCAGTAAAGACCCAGAAGAAGATTACCCCAAGTTTGGACTTCTAGACCAA GATCTTGCCAATATTGGTCCTGCATATGATAACCAGAAACAGAACAATGCTGTATCCACAAGCGGAAACTTAAATG GGGGAATTGCTGCAGGAGGCAGCGGGAAGGGACGGGGAGCGAAGCGCAAGCAGCAAGACGGAGGGACCACAGGAACAGCCAAGAAAACCAGAAG TGACCCGTTGTTTTCTGCTCAGCGCTTACCGCCCCACGGTTATCCTTTGGAACACCCCTTTAATAAAGATGGATATCGTTACATCTTGGCTGAGCCTGACCCCCACGCACCTGACCCAGAAAAATTGGAGCTAGACTGTTGGGCAGGAAAGCCTATTCCTGGGGACCTCTACAGAGCCTGCCTGTACGAACGAGTCCTCCTAGCACTGCACGACCGAG CTCCTCAGTTAAAGATTTCTGATGACAGACTGACTGTTATCGGCGAGAAGGGCTATTCAATGGTACGGGCCTCGCATGGAGTGCGGAAAGGAGCGTGGTACTTTGAAATATCCATGGATGAGATGCCTCCAGACACAGCTGCCAGATTAGGCTGGTCACAGCCATTAG GGAACCTCCAGGCGCCTCTGGGATATGACAAGTTCAGTTACTCCTGGCGCAGCAAAAAGGGAACAAAGTTTCACCAGTCGATAGGGAAACACTATTCGTCTGGCTATGGACAGGGTGATATACTGGGATTTTACATCAGTCTTCCAGAAGATACTGAGACTGCCAAATCGCTGCCTGACACTTACAAAGATAAG GCTTTGATCAAATTCAAAAGCTACTTGTACTTTGAAGAGAAGGACTTTGTGgacaaagcagagaagagccTAAAGCAAGCACCTGGAAGCCAG ataatATTCTTCAAGAATGGTGCCAGCCAAGGAATTGCCTTTAAAGACATCTTTGAAGgagtttattttcctgctatttCTTTGTACAAAGGCTGCACA GTTTCTATAAACTTTGGGCCATATTTCAAGTATCCACCTAGAGATATCACTTACCGTCCG ATGAGTGACATGGGCTGGGGTGCTGTTGTAGAACACACGCTGGCAGACGTACTGTATCACGTCGAGACAGAAGTTGATGGAAGACGAAGTCCACCCTGGGAGCCATAA